The DNA window GCAAAACAGaagcatgaacacacacctgctgtAGAACATTACGCTCTCTTAAAGCCATCAGTCTGCGATGGAGGTCCACCAGTTCCTCTGTGTAGGCCTGCAGCACGGTTTACATCAAGATTACAGAGGAGAGGGCACATGGTCAGTTCAGTATTAACAGACTAGGTTAGCGTAGATTTGACTGTGAAGATCAGAATGTCAAGAATCAGTGCAGGAACTCGATGCATTTCTAATTATTTGTCTTCCTTTTCTAAGTCGACAGGTGACTAATGACTAGCGATGGAAATAGTTGTGTAAGAAATGTGCTAGAGGGGAGTAAAGAGGATGCTAATACTGAGTCATTGGTTTTGGGAAAGTTAAAGAAAGGGCCTGACGCAGATCCCCAAATCTGATGTTGGGTAATTGTGGGAGGGCTTCGCCATTTTCATATCTGACAGGCAGATGTGAGGGCGTTGACAGCGTCTTTATGGTAAAACCGGGTTAACCACAGTATCTTGTATCAGGGAAACCAAACCTCACCACTGTCTTAACTGTTTACAACACACAGTGAGGACTCGTGTACAATGACAGCGATGATGAGATGTGATGCAAGAGGATTTTCCGTTGAGTCATAATCAGGCGTCGATCACCTGAGCAAACCATAACCTTTCAAGGCATGAATGTTGAAAACTTCCTCATTTGAGTTTTACTGGAAAACACTTGTACAATAAAGTTTGAGCTTCTAGTTTCTGTGCTGGAAATAGTTTTGTTTTGAATCTCCAAACTGAAGCAGAACACGAATCCATCTGCATTAAATTCAGCAGATGTTTTAATACGACTTAATTCCTCTCATTACCAGGGTTCATAGGTCAGAGTTTGTCTGCACATCTATATCAATTTATTGTCAATTACTGCATCTTGAGTTCATGCatgactcgtgtgtgtgtgtttgtgtgaaagtgaaaagaataaaaaaagtttgattTACCCTTCCTACCTTGTCGTATCCCTTCTTCAACACCTTCTCTGAGCGGAAAGAGGAATCTGGACTCTTTCTGCCAGAAACCTGCAGAACAGAGACCAGAGaaagtacagagagagagagagacagagagagaaagtgaaagagagagagagaagtcacagagaagagacagaggacgTGATGTGAGACCCTGAGACTTTCAAGGACACCAGTGAcagtgaaagcagctgaaatggaaGTGGAGGGTTAAAGGGCTGAAACACAGATGATTCCATGTCCGTTCACTAAATGGCTTCAGGATGTTTGAATTAAGCAATGagccaaataaacaaatgcagcaAGTATTTAAATGTAAGAGTCATGTCTGTCTATAAATGGCTTGGtgtgttgtttgtcattgttttgaTTATGTTACTCGTACGGGACTTTCTCAAACGCACAAAACAAATTTCCCTTGTTCATTTTAGAGTTAAACCACACAACACTTTTACTCGAGTCGCGTTCACATTGAACACATTTGCACGATTGCACAacatgaataaaagaaacaatctAACACTATAATATTAAgactattatattattatagaaCCAGGATTGTTAGTGGTAGGTCTGAGTCTGTTGGTAAACAACTGTAAAAGCCCATGCTTGgtttaaatacagattttctAGTCAAATCTTTTCAGCTCCTGTCAATATGTCAATTAAAGCAGAGCGAAGAGTGAGAGGCCCGAGTGACTCACTTTGTTGTTGGAGGAGATGTGTTTCTGTGGGGGCGGGGCGGGGTCTCGACTGGGGCGGTGCGAGCCTTCACTGCTGTCACTCTCGCTGTCCAGGCTGAGTCTGGGAGGGGGAtaagaggaggtcagaggtcaatggcgcacacacagactgacagcCAGGACACATCGTCAACACCAGTCCTCTCTGGCTGAGGCCTGTAATCTCTCAGTGGAGGAgactgaaataaagaaaaatctgaaagaGTAAACAAGAATGATGCAACGCAAAAGAAGATGCTGGCAGGGAGTATATAAGGCCTGTGCACAGAGCTCCAGAGTGTGACTGTTCCGTGGAGATCATAGATTGATGTAACTTCAGAAAAAAGTGAGCAGAGGGACTGACCGAGAGTCACGGTTGGGGGGGTTCGTCTTGATGGGGGTCTCCTCCTCCGAGCTGCTGTCatcatcatccgactcttctgaCTGGATCTCCTCCACCATGGATCTTAATGGGCCTGGGACAGAAtcaaaaaaactataaaaccaTTGACCTGAACACTCGTTTCCCTCTGACGACTCTCAGACACTGAGACTCTCAGCAGGAGTACGTATCAGTCGGAGTGGAACACAAGCGTATTCAATCAGACAAACAATTGTACATGTCTGATAACGGACTGTACCTTGCCCTGGTTTCTGTCCCGGCTCAAAGTCTGAGTCTGAACTGGAGTCAGAACTAGAGCTGGAGTTGGAAGGACTGGAAGGGGCCGACTGCtgtgggaggagaagaagaaaaccatTGATCaaaaagaggaaggaaatgGGAGAAGACTAAAATTAGCAGTTTCCACGTAATATATGTAGTGAAGACCATGAGGGGAATAAAAGGAAGTAAGTGGATCTTATCATAATGAGTGTATGAACACTTAAGTCATGGTTAAAAACATCTTTAGTGAGGTCACAGtgcctttgacctttgaccatcaaaTTCTTTTCTGATCATCCTAGGGTCAAAGTGGACGTTTGAACAATGTGTAATGAAAATCCCTCCTGGATTTCCTGATGCATCACATTCACTGGGATTGGGACATATGGGAGATCTAGAACTAGGACGTATACATGTAGTTACACACAGATGAACAACTTCAAAAGTAAaacattaatgtaaaaaaagtaaattgtCTCTACCTCTCGTACCTCTGACTTTGAAGAGGCTTCATCTTCTGAATTCGACTCCTCTGACTCTGGAACTTTCTTGGGCTCCTTCAGCTCCTGTGTGTCATTTTTGCCTCTGGCCCAGCGACCCTTTTCCTTGGAGGGTTTCTTCTCGGCGAAGGACTGGTTCGCTGCAGACGATGAGGAGACGCGAGGAGAGGTTCCTGTGAAAGCTCCACCTCCCGGCCCCTTCGGCCCCTCAGAGCTGGccttcttctgcttcttggCACTGGGTTTGGGAGACTCCACAGTGGCGGGTCGTTTCCCCGGTGCTTTGGATTCTACTGGGCCTCCCCCGCCCccgcctccccctcctcccccaccgcCCCCTCCACTCCCAGCCCCCCCTCCTTTAGGGGACATGCCCTCCATCTTTGACTCCTTCAGGGTGAGCTTAGGCTCCTTGAATGCCGCCTTGGGTAGgaccttcacttcctccttcactttgaTCTCTGGCGGCTTTTTTGAAGACgtggatgaggaagaggaaggatcTCGGCCGCTCTTGCTGCTTCCATCTCGGTCGTTGTCTCCTTTCGACGTGGCTTTGCTCTCAGAGTCTTTTCGGGGTCGTTCGCGATGCTCCTTGGTCACCTTGTGTGGTTTCGGTCCCTTGCTTCCACCGCTTCCTTCTTTGCTGGGTtcctggagagagaaaacagcatCAGTGTCATAGGTACTTAACTCTTAATGCATTCATCTCAAGGCCCCATTAAAAGGAGAAACAGGCTCAGCTGCTAGAAGACCTGGTCAGGAGGTTTAAGGAAATTGCTCTTTCCTCAGTAACAAAATCAGGCCTGGTCAATAAAGTCTAATCACATTATTTACTGTGAATGACATGTTATACCAAAGTGTTTCGGTCAGTGTGAGCTTCGGCCAAAATAACAagtaaaaaacacttaaaagaaAATTGACCTATACCGATCATGCTTTGTAATGATAGGATAGCTACAAGTAGGACACACAGTATATTGTGACACAACAGATATGTAAAGCACTCAGCACTCAGAGCTACAGCAGGGACAGTTTTTAGACGCTGATCTCGACAACCTGCTTAACTGACAACCGAGGACAAACAAGGGAAGTAACCAAACAAGTTAAGGACTGAGCTGGTCGTCTTTCTGAAGTTACATTAGATTAGACTCTTGGCTCCAGTGCAGTCAGTCAACAAGCAAATTCAAAGTGTGGGTAAATGTGCACAGAAACCCAGCAGGTCCACAGAAGTGGCTTTTAACAGAGTTCTCTGGCACAATGATACAGGAGGAAAGGATGTTTCCACATTGTCCACCCACATGTCAGCAAAACGATTTACGAGTTCTCAAACTTATACTATTAAACTTGATATTCATATAAGagatttattatgttttcaATATACTCAAGGACTGGAGGAAGTGGTCATGTGTCTTCAAAAGTGACTCGCATTAACTTTTCTGTCCGCAAGACAAGGACCAGCTTTCTTATTTCTCTTGATATGTCCCCTCACCTGGATTAGAACCATCAGGGACCCAGACTAACTTTGTAAACTGGCTACACTGGTGAGcctaattttttttacaattttcacGGCGCATGTGTGTCAAATAAACGATCAATGAAGTTGTGATTTCCAGGTTAAACATTCTGAACGAGAAAGTGAGATTGCTGCTTGGATTGCTCAGATGATTAGACCAGGATCACTTTGTAGTTGTCATGTTAACCAACCTTTGACACGTGAGAGGTCTTGGTCTTCTTGGGGTCTGAAAAGGCTGAGAGGGGGATGGTGGGGAGCATTGGGTAATCTGGATTGGGTCTTGCTTCAGCCCCCTCTGGAACCACCAATACCTGGAATTAAAGAGACAGCAGTTAAAAATATCTGAATCGACTTATAAAGACACCGGCTGTTTTGTATGTAATTTCCAAATAGAGCTTACAGCTTTTTTCAATTTGCTTCAACTGAGGACACAGCAAGGTTTTTACAGATCTGTCAAGTGTACAGAgactattataaataaaattttgtttttttgcttttttatacattataggGACTTTTACACCAGGAAACTAAATTCAGTGCTGTTTAAAGACATtcgtatatatttatatattttggggAAACAGAGTACTTTAGAACTAGACAGAGTTAACCATAGTTGACTGATACTATCTCCTTCTGACTACACGTAGTTATTCAGCAGTCAGTCCAGTCAGTGCGTCATGCTGCCTCACCCCTCCAGCTTTGATCAGCTTTCTCCTGAATTCTTTGGTGGGGTTGTTGAAGGTGAGCTTCTCACAGCGCAGGTGGTTAACTGGGGGGTTGCCCTCCAGGTTAAGGAATAGGTCGTAGTTGAAACACACCTTTTTGGGCTCctcctgcaaaacaaacaccATAATAAGTTAATATTAATTTTTAATTAAGTTaatctttgttattttaacatTCTTGTCAAAGCATGCAATCCCCTCCCAGTACCTTTACATTTCACAACAAAAGATAAAGCTGAATGAATGAACTATAACCCGGgtcaataaaacagaaatatgttTGGTGCACTGATAAAACACCACTAACATTCCTGAGAAGCTTTGGAGATGAACGTTGGGGACAATTAAAGCTGAGGACATTTTATGAGAGATTTTATTACGAAAATTGACTTTTTATAGATGTGAAGATAACGCAGATTTCTTTCAGCTATGTTGTTGATCAGATTTGTCCACATTGTAAAAGTTAACTGCACATAAAAAAAGGATGTAACAGTTTTTTGGATGCAGTCCACAGGTCTGATATTAAAAAGAACTGCAGGACAGGATGGTGCACCGGAGTTCACATAACTGAGTGTCATCTTGAAGTGAAAAGTTAAGTGGTTATATTTTCATGATTCAAAATTACTGACAGAGAAATAACGCACTTTAGATTTATACTACATCCTCATTGTCACACATTGAACATACACCATCAGGCTGCTTACTAGGTTTTTCTTTCTATTGAAACATTATCTACAACCACACAGGATCTAAACTTGTCAGCAATTTAAACTCTATCCAGTCAATCTTACCTTGTTCTTGAAGTAGACCTCAATAGGCATGAGGAAGCCTGCGTAGCCCGACTCCTCCACTTTATATGGAGGCTCCTTGCATACTGTGGACACACAAAGACGTGTCACTGGCATCATGAAATCATAGTAGAGTAGAAAAGTAATAGGATAAAAAAATCTGTTAGTTTATTACCTCTGTTCTTCAAAAAGCATTAATctgatacaaacaaataaatattaactGGATTTATCTACTAGCTAACTTCCACCTGCAGTCCATGGGCAGCTAAACATAAACACTAACATAACAAATGACAAGACAAgttcaaattattatttagaATCACAGGAAAAAGTATGGAAGTATGGATTTCAAAGCATCAGGGAGCGGATCCATTCATTAATGATcttaaatgaaaaagaggatTGTGCAAAGGCCGAGCTTCTTCTGAGGATTCAACAGGCTCTCGAAACAGCTGAACTTTGAGCTCTTATCATTTCATTCACTAAATGAACTCcaagaagcaaacaaacaaaaaaaaactaaaacatctcTCACAAAATGAGATGTTATTAGAAAAATGTAGTCCTGTCTTACTTTATACTCCAATTATTAATATGGATAAACATTATATTGATTGGAAACTGTTAATAGAGATTCTATATCatggctgtttgttttttaacagacACCttccattattttatttaaatttgacaaCTTAATCAATACAGAAGTAGGCAGATTAATAGATAATGAAATAATCATCACATAAAGCTTCAATTGTCATTTgctcgtttaaaaaaaatgtatttatcccAGACAAGGCTATGTTTGCACTGCCGTTTGTCGGGTTGACTCAAGGACTACTGAACTATGTCAaagacattttgtggagggatAGGACAAGACCAAAGAAGGAACCCATTCAATCGCtttgttttctcactttctttaacatggcaaAATGGGACGTTAGCTttggtggaggaatgtgttTTAGATGtctaaatctttatttatttcatgcCGTCTCTGCAGCACAATTAATCCCACATGTTAATTAACTATGCTACATTTATAAACCATACATGTCTTGTAGGATTAGTCAGTtgtctgtgttcacacattcatttctctttgtgttaCCTCTTTTGGGTTTGGGGAAGCTCTCGTGCAGGCGGAAGACAACCTTCTCTACAAAGTGCTGGATGTCGCCGGTCTCTGGCCCTCGGACAAACACCATCCAGTCGTGGGTGAAACCTTCCGATGTCACTTTCTTCCTTAGCTGGGCTCTGTGGCCCAACTCCAGCTTCACCTGCACTGTGCACTGTAAAGAGATAAGTAGAAATAAAGGTCACAAACTCAGCCTGTAGGTTAGAGGGCATTCAAACACGAGAACAAGCAAGTACTATGAGAACTACAAAGGCAGGATGTTGGGCAACAGATTTACTCAGATCAGGAAACTAATTATTCTGCCATTATCAACACATTGCACGTTCTGTGGCGAGCAAAGGAAGAACAGATAAAAGCCTAAAGATTATCTGCTTGTGTTTAGAAATTCCCCCACAATGAAACGGTCTGGCAACCCTGGTCAATATTTCTACTTGAGTTATATACACGCGAGTTTCCAAAAGGTATTAAGTTGAAGAGGACACATTTATTTAGTCTTTTAAGCAAGAGGGGAAGACTAAAATGGCCAGAAACAAAAGTTTAACCCCTCTCAGTAGTTACTGATTCTGTGGCAAATATCAGAGTTTGTAGATGCTTTTCGTAGACAGATACAAGTCTTTTGATTATTGTGTAAGGGTGaaatttcactctttctccCTTGAAAAATCTTCTCATTCAGTGTGATTCATAGACACTGATCTTTAGAGACAGATTTTCTATTATTTCTAGGACAAGCGGCTGTGAGGGCCATGGCTTGTGCCTCTTGAGGTTTGGGTCATCATCCTGTTGTAGAAGTTGTCCTCTAAAGCTTTTCTGTCTTATTTTATTCACAGGTGTATTATTTGCTGGCATTTAATCTATTCTTCTCTCTACCAATGAAATGTCTGCAGTTCCACGCACAACAACAGAACCCAAAGCATCATCGATCCCCCTCAGCACCTAACGATTGGAGAGGTGGTCTTTTTTATCAAATTCTGCTTGTTTTTGCtccaaaaaagttattttttaacttCATCATTAAAAGGACGGATGACTACTTCAAGGCCATGGTAGTACTGGGGATTTTCCAGAATCCTTTAATATAACTGCCTATAGCAGGCTAAACAAATACTTTAAGACCCCCTAGATCCCCTAAAACCTTTGTTGAAGAAACAGCTTTCTAATCAAGACTTTAAGAACCGCAGAAAccttaaaacaaaagcaaacacagtAGTGATATCAATCCAAAAGCTTCCATTATTCATTGGTTTCTGATTCCGTCTTAAACAAAGCCTCTGAATCTCTCCTGCGAGTGAGTGGACTTTATACTGAAGAGGAGAGGTTGGACAAACACAAAGCTGAACTAATGACAGGACGCTCCCTGTGGAATGGGAGTGATTAGCTGCCCGAGCCGACCGATCTCAAAAGGTTTGTCCAGAAGAAGGACACAGTGCTGAGCCACCTTGTTCAGCCATCAACAATGACCGAGACAGGACGCGCACATGACACGGCGCTGGTGATTGGCAAAGCGAGTGAAGAGGCTATGGAGATGGGAGTGCAGAAGGGAAAGAGGGATGGGTGGGTGACGGGGACAGGACAGAAAGGCACTTCATGTCCAGGGGACGACTGAAGAATGTGGGGATTTGGCCCCGGCACTGAGCAGCTCGTGAGCTGGGCCTGAGTGGGGGGATTAGAGGGGACTGGATTGAGATGAGCTGGTCTAGCACTctccaactcacacacacacacacctcccctgCCTGGCATTCTGCCCGGCCATTCTGTGGCAGTAATGCCCTTAAACTCCAGACTCCACCACACCCACAGTGAGCAGCCATGGAGCGCCCCCCCAGCCGACCACCAAAtcaacacccccctccccccaaggCGTTTGTAAAACGAGGAATGTGATAAGGACAACACCAAAAATTGGGAAGATAATGAGCCCCAGAGGAAAACACTGATTCtacaacaaaacataaacaataaccattaaataaatcaaacatgtaATTCATACCAAACACCAACAGCCCAGGAGGCAGAAAAAACAATCAGTATTTATTCACATAATGTTTGTTGTAATTAATTGATTACTAGATTAATATTGACCAAGATGTTGTCTTCACCTAATTTCTTCCAAAACAGATAAAATATACTATAA is part of the Limanda limanda chromosome 9, fLimLim1.1, whole genome shotgun sequence genome and encodes:
- the mllt1a gene encoding protein ENL → MENQCTVQVKLELGHRAQLRKKVTSEGFTHDWMVFVRGPETGDIQHFVEKVVFRLHESFPKPKRVCKEPPYKVEESGYAGFLMPIEVYFKNKEEPKKVCFNYDLFLNLEGNPPVNHLRCEKLTFNNPTKEFRRKLIKAGGVLVVPEGAEARPNPDYPMLPTIPLSAFSDPKKTKTSHVSKEPSKEGSGGSKGPKPHKVTKEHRERPRKDSESKATSKGDNDRDGSSKSGRDPSSSSSTSSKKPPEIKVKEEVKVLPKAAFKEPKLTLKESKMEGMSPKGGGAGSGGGGGGGGGGGGGGGPVESKAPGKRPATVESPKPSAKKQKKASSEGPKGPGGGAFTGTSPRVSSSSAANQSFAEKKPSKEKGRWARGKNDTQELKEPKKVPESEESNSEDEASSKSEQSAPSSPSNSSSSSDSSSDSDFEPGQKPGQGPLRSMVEEIQSEESDDDDSSSEEETPIKTNPPNRDSRLSLDSESDSSEGSHRPSRDPAPPPQKHISSNNKVSGRKSPDSSFRSEKVLKKGYDKVGRAYTEELVDLHRRLMALRERNVLQQIVNLIEETGHFNVTNTTFDFDLFSLDESTVRKLQSYLEATAT